CTCGTCAAGCTGCGCGACCGCCGGCCGCGCGATGAGGCCGGCGTGTTCCTCGTCGAGGGCTACCGGGAGGTGCGCCGCGCCTTGGAGAAGAAGGTCGCCCTGCAGGAGCTCTACTTCGCGCCCGACTGGTTCCTCGGCGAAAACGAGCCCGCACTGATCGCCGAGGCCGAAGCCGCCGGCGCCCGGTTGTTCGAACTTTCCAAGGACGCCTTCGCCAAGGTCGCCTACCGCGAGCGCCCCGACGGCCTCCTCGCCGTCGCCCCCCAGTGGCGCCGCGCGCTCTCCGACCTGGTCCTGCCACCCGAGCCCTTCCTCCTCGTCGTCGAAGCGATCGAGAAGCCTGGCAACCTCGGTACCATCCTGCGTAGCGCGGACGCCGCCGGCTGCCACGCGGTGATCGTCTGCGATCCGGTCACCGACATCTTCAATCCGAACGTCGTCCGCGCCTCCACCGGCGTCCTGTTTTCCGTCCCACTCGTCGTGGAGGAGAGCGCCAACGTCCTCCAGTGGCTCCGCGAGAAGGGCGTGAAGACCGTCGCGACAACGCCTTCGGCCACCGCTCCCTACTCCGATACCGACCTGCGCGGCCCGATGGCCGTCATCATGGGGAGCGAGCAGTACGGGCTCAGCGAGTTCTGGCTGAAGAACTCCGATTTCCCCGTGCGCATCCCCATGGCCGGCCAGGCCGACTCGCTGAACGTCGCCATGGCGACGATCATCACGCTCTTCGAAGCCGTCCGCCAGCGGGCCGCCCGGTAGTCCGGTCTCGGCCCCGTCACTGCGCTTCAGGCCGACGGGGCCGCGTGGCGCAATGCCGCCACGAGTTCGGCCGTGCCCTCGGCCATGCTGATGCGCGGCACATACCCCAGATCCCGCCGCGCCGCCGAAATGTCGAACCAGTGATCCTTGGCCAGTTCCGCCGCGACGAAGCGCGTCATCGGCGGCTCGCCTCGCAGGCGGAGCGTCCGCCACACGAGTTCGCACGCCGCGCCCACCGCTTGCGCCGCGGGCAACGGAATCCGCCGCGTCACCGGTCGCTCGCCCAGTGCCTGCAGTATATCGTTGATCCACGCCCACAGCGCCACCGGCTCGCCATTGGTGATGAAAAACGCGCGCCCGCCTGCGGCCCCACCGCCCGGCGACGCCGCGAGCGTCCGCTCGGCGCAAAGCTGCGCGTCCACCGCGTTCTCCACGTGCACCATGTCCACCTGGTTGTCCCCCCGGCCCACAATGCGCAGGCGGCCCGCCCGCGCCCGCGCCAGGACGCGCGGCACGAGATGCGGATCGCCGACGCCCCAGATCAGGTGCGGCCGCAGCGCCACCGTGCGCAACCGTTCGCCATGCGCCTCCCGCACCTCACGCTCCGCCAGCGCCTTCGTCAGCGGGTACGCACTCGGACACTCCGTCGTCAGCGGCAGCGACTCGTCCGCGCCCGCCAGATCGCGGCCGTTGTACACGACACTCGGCGTGCTCGTGTAAACGAACCGCTTCACGCCGTGCTGGTGACATGCCGCCAGCAGCGCCCGCGTCCCCAGCACGTTCGTACGGTAAAACTCCTCGTACCGCCCCCACACCCCGACCTTCGCGGCGACATGAAACACGGTCTCCACCCCGGCGCAGGCCGCGGCCACCGTCGCCGCGTCGTCCAGCGAGGCGCGGGCAAACGCCACGCCGCGCGCGAGCAGCTCCGGCGAGGGCGTGCGCGCCAGCACCGTCACTTGCCGGCCGTCCGCCAGCAGCCGATCGACCAGCCGGCGACCGAGAAAGCCCGTGCCGCCCGTGACCAGCACAGGGCCGCGCGGACCGGCGGAAGCCAGACTGGAAGGTTCAGACCCCAAGGCCGCGCAGCCTGCCCGCCGCCGCCCAAAAAGGAAAAGTCAAAGTTACGCGCAGTCGGCGTGCTCAAGAAATCGCAGCATGCCCATCGATGCACTGAAGAAGCACGTTCCTGCCTTTTCCCCAAAATGGCGCAGCCATTTTGCTTAGCCGGCTGCCGGCCTTCGCCCGGCAGCCGGCTACCGCTTCGGCTCGATATCGAAGCCCTTCGCCGTCGCCGCCCAGCGCGCCAGCGTGAGGCGGTGGATCTTCGCGTTGTGCCGCACGTCGACCGGAAACTTCGGATGGAAATAAAACACGCGGATCGGCTCGGTGTGCGCGTGCGCCAGGCCCAGCGTCTTCAACTCGCGCGCGAAGTGCCGCGCCTCGGCTGAATCGCGGACCGTCGCCTCGACCACGATCGCCGGCTGCCGCACGCCGCCGGCCTCGATCCCGATCAACGCGCAGCGCCGCACGCGCGGATGCGCCCGGAATACCTGCTCGCAGGGCTCGGTGAAGAACGTCCCCCGCGGCGTCTCCACGCGCTCGACCTTGCGCCCGCTGAACCAGAGTCGGCCTTCCCCATCCAGATAGCCGCAGTCGCCCATCCGGTGCCATCGCGCGGCCCCCGTGCCCGGAGCCGGCGCAATCTTCGCCGCCGCGGTCGCATCCGGACGCTCGTCATAGCTCTGCGTCACGACCGGCCCGCGCACGATGATCTCGCCGATCTCGCCCGCCGGCAGCTCCCGCGCGTCCGCCAGCTGCGCGATCGGGCCGTCGGTGGTCGCAATGATCTTCACGTCGATCTCCCGCACCGGGCGGCCGACACACGCCCCGCACACCGACGCCGGATCAATCTCCTCCGCCGCCACGGTCGCCACCGGCAGCGCCTCGGTCGCGCCATACGGGCTGTGCAACTGGCCGCGCGGGAGGAACGCCGCCGCGTTCCGCCACAGCGCCGCCGGCACCGGCGCGCCGGCGCACAACACGCGGCGCAACGAGGGCAGCGTGATCCGGTGCGCGACGCAGTGTTCGCTGATCTTCCGCCAGAGCGTCGGCGAACCGAAGGAATTGGTCACCTGCTCCTGCTGGATCGCCTGTACGATCTTCGCCGGATCCACCTGCGCCGGGTGCCGCGGATCGATCTCGGGCACCACCGTCGTCATGCCCAGCGCCGGATTGAACAACGCGAAAACCGGCAGCAGCGGCAGATCCGTCTCCCCCGGCTGAATACCATACGTCTCCCGGATCAGCCGCACCTGCGCCTCGAACATCCCGTGCTGGTAGCACACGCCCTTCGGCGCCCCCGTCGACCCCGAGGTGAACAGGACCGCCGCCAGGTCGTCGGGCGCGGTCGCCACGCAACGTGCCACGTCCGCGCGCGCCCCGGCGGGCCCCGCTGCGGGACGGGTCAGCCGCGCCGTCAGTGCCCCGCTCGCCGTCACGCGCACCCCCACCGAGGCGAACGAGGGCCGGAACACGCGGCTGATTAGCTGCGCCAGCGGGATGCCGAGCAGCACGCGGGGCCGCGAATGCCGCACGCAGGCCAGGAAGCTCTTCATTCCCATGCCGGGATCGATGATCACCGGCACGGCGCCGAGCTGAAACACCGCGAACACCGAAGCGATCAGCGGCAGTCCCTGCCGCACCATCACGAGCGTGCGATCACCGCGACGCACGCCAGCCACCGTCAGCCGGTGCGACCAGGCCGCGACCTCCGCCTCGAGTTCGGCGAAGGTCAGGCTCAGGTAGTCGATCTCGCCCCCGCGGCGCCCGCGGGGAATCTTCAGCGCCACGCGGTCCGGCTGGGCCGCCGCCATGCGCGTCAGGTAACGCGCAATGTTGGCGTTGGCCGAAGCGTTGGCGGGCGCACCCGGCATACCGCGCCAAACTCAGGCCTTCGCGGAGGCGAAGGCCTTGGTGAGCGCCGGCTCGTGCACGAGCAGTTCCGCCTGCCAGGGCAGGAGCAGCTGGTTGATCTGCCGCGGAGCGCGCGCGATCTGCGCGAGCTGGGAGCGGTTGGCGATCAACGTCGGCTCGATCGAGAGCTTCTTGGCCACCCGGTCCCGGTCCGTCCGCACGCGTTCCTGCAGTTCGATTTCCGCCTGCGTGAGAGCCACGTGGTGCGGGTCCCGACCCGGCCGACGCGGGAGCGTCTTCGGGTCGCGTGCCAGGCCGGTGCGCACCGCCTGCGCCAGCGAGGGAAAGATGCGGTCGTGGCGCTTGCCGAGGTGCACCGAGTTCAGGATCGTCTCGGCGCCGTCGCCGGACTCCGCCGCCTCGGCGATCTTCAGCAGCATCGCGTTGCCGCAAACCTTGAAGGGCGGCGTGTCGAGCCGCTGCGCCTGCGCCTCGCGCCAGTGCCACACCGCGTGCAGCACGCTGAGGCCCGGGCCGCGCAGCCGCTCGCTGCGGCCGATCCGCCAGTCATTGTCGGTGGGCGGGGCAAAACCCTCGGCGCCCGCCGCAATCTGGGCGCGGCACTGTTGCTCGAGCCACGACAAGCGGCCAAGGCGCTTGAGATCGCGCGTCAGGATGTCGCGCAGCGCCGGCAGGTGCCAGACGTCGAGGGAGGCGTAATTGAGCAGCTTCGGCGTGATGGGCCGCTTCGACCAGTTCGCCTTCTGGCCTTCCTTGTCGAGCGCGACGCCAAAGTGCTGGTCCAGCAGCGACGCCAACCCGATCCGCTGCAGGCCGAGCAGTTGCGCGGCCAGCATCGTGTCGAACAGGCTGTGCGGCTGGAATCCACAGAGATCATACAGCAGCCGCAGGTCGAAATCGCTGCCGTGCATGACCAGGTGCTTCGGCGCCAGCGCCTTCCACAGGGGGTCGAGCACCAGGCCGGGGGCGAGGACGTCCACGAGGAACACTTCGCCATCGATCAAAAACTGCAGCAGGCAAACCCGCGTGCGGTAGTGATACATGTTGTCCGCCTCGGTATCGAGGGCCACCTCGTCGACTCGTTCCAGCGCGCGCAGGATCGGGGTCAGCGATCCAGGCTGGTCGAGGAGCAGGTATGGCGGCGGACGCGTGGTCACTTTCACACCCAGCAAACGCCGGAGTTGCGTCGGAAGAAAGCGCGAAATCATGCAGAACGGGCCGCGTTCTGCCACGCGGAGAGGAAGGCATCAACCAACAAAGGTAACTGCTCGCTGTAGCCACCCTCCAGAATGGCCGCCGTCGGATGCCGCACCGCGGCGACCCACCGTCCGAGTTCCGCAAAGTCCTCCACCTCGAGCGAAAGCTCCGCCACCGGATCGCCCTTGAAGGCGTCGAAGCCGGCGGAAATCACGATCAGGTCCGGCGCAAAGCTGAGCACGGCGTCGAGCGAGGCGCGCAGCATCTGCATGTGATTGGCCCGCGGCGAACGCGGCGCCACCGGCCAGTTGCGAATGCTTGGCCCGTGGTCCTGCGTGCCCGTGCCCGGGTATCCGGGGTATTGATGCACCGACGCGAAGAAGAAGGTGTCGTGCGCGGCCTGCGCATGGAGGATGAACTCGGTGCCGTTGCCGTGATGTGCGTCGAAGTCCCACACGGCCACGCGCTTGAGTCCGCCCACGCGCACGGCGTGCAGCGCCGCGATCGCCGCGGTGTTGAGATAGCAGTACCCCATCGCCTCCATCGCCGTCGCATGGTGCCCCGGGGGGCGCATCAGCGAGAACACCGGCGTCCCGTGCTCCAGCGCGTGCGCCGTCGCCTCGAGCGCGCCACTGACCGAGCGGCGCGCGTGTTCGCCAATGCCCGGCAGGTAGGGCGTCTCGTGGTCAAAATCCTCCGGGTGATCGAGGCGCCGCAGGTGCGAGGCCGTGTGCGCCAGCAGCAGCGTGCTGTCGGGCACTTCGAGCGCCGGCGCCCGCCACGTCCAGTCCGGGTGACGCTCGTGCAGCAGCGCGGCCGTCCGGGTCGCGCGCGCCGGCCGCTCGTCCTGCAGGTCAGGACCGTACTCGGCGCAGCGCGGATCGTGGAGAATGAGCATGATGCGGGAACAAACAAACGCACCTGCGGAGAAAAACCAAGCCGCCACACGCCGTCCGGCGCGCTTCGCCGGCGGCGCCGTTGTTGCCACTTGTTACCAGGACGTCGGCCCGTACGCTGCACCGCGTGAAAGTCATCGTCCTTTGCTCCGGCGGAATGGATTCCGTCACCGCGCTCCATGCCGCCCATGCGGCGCACGAGGTCGTCGCCGCGTTGAGCTTCGACTATGGCTCGAAGCACAACCACCGCGAGATCCCGTTCGCCGCCGAGCACGCGGCCCACCTCGGCGTGCGTCACGAGGTGATCCGCCTCGATTTCGTCGACCGCCTCTTCGCCTCCGACCTGCTGCGCAGCGGGGGCGACGTGCCGGAGGGCCACTATGCCGCGGCGAACATGAAGCGCACCGTCGTGCCGTTTCGAAACGCGATCATGCTCTCCATCGCCTGCGGGTTCGCCGAGAGCGTCGGCGCCGAGGGCCTCGTCATCGCCGCGCACACCGGCGACCACACGATCTATCCTGATTGCCGCGAGGACTTCATGCGCGCCATGGGCGACGCCATGCGGCTCGGCACCTACGCGGGCATCCAGTTGCTGCGCCCGTTCATCGCGCTCGACAAGGGCGGGATCGCGCGGGAGGGCGCGCGGCTCGGCGTCGATTTCGCGCGCACCTGGTCCTGCTACAAGGGCGGCGAGCTCCATTGCGGCGTCTGCGGGACCTGCGTGGAGCGCCGCGAGGCGTTCGCCGTCGCGGGCCTGCCTGATCCGACGACTTACGCCGCCGCGCCCGCCCGCTGACCGGCGCGACGCCGCGGCCTCGCCGGGCCACGCCACCTTGCCCCGGGCGGCTTGTGTTTCGACGGAAATCGCATGATTAGCGGTCCCTCCCAAATGCTGATCGCGGAGATATTCCATTCCCTCCAGGGCGAGGGCGAGCTGACCGGCGTGCCGTCGGTTTTCGTCCGCACCAGCGGCTGCAACCTGCGCTGTGCCTGGTGCGACACGCCGTACGCCTCCTGGAACCCGGAAGGAAAGAACCTCGGCGTCCCGCAGATCATCGCGGCGGTGGAACAGTATCGCACGGCCCACCATGTCGTGCTCACGGGCGGAGAGCCGATGATCGCCAAGGATATCCGTGAGCTCGCCACCGCCCTGAAGGCGCTCGGCCGGCATATTACCATCGAGACCGCCGCCACCGTCGCCCCCACGGGCATCGCCTGCGACCTCGCCTCGCTTTCGCCCAAGCTGCTGAACTCCGCCCCCGACGCCCTCGAACACACAACCTGGCGCCGCCGCCATGAGGCCACCCGCTGGCAACCGGACGTCGTCCGCGCCTGGATCGACGCCTACCCGTACCAGTTCAAGTTCGTCGTCGCCCGCCCCGAGGACGTCGAGGAGCTGGAGCACATGCTCGCCGCCCTGCAGCGCGAGATTCCGCCGCACAAGGTCCTGCTGATGCCCGAGGGCACGACACTCGAGCGGATCCGCACCCGCGCGCCCTGGCTCGCCCAGCTGTGCAAGGAGCGCGGATACCGCTATGCCCACCGGCTTCATCTGGAGCTCTACGGCAACAAGCGCGGCACGTGAACCTCGCGCTCCCGTCTCCCCGCCCGCGACCGCTCTCCGAACAGCTCGAGGAGCTGCGCGTCTCGTTTGCCGATCGCCACGCCACGCTCCGCGAGGTCATCGAACGCCTGGAGGGCCGCGCCTACACGCTCCTGCTCATCGTCTTCGCCCTGCCGTTCATCGCGCCGGTGTCGATTCCCGGCTCGTCCACCCCGCTCGGGCTCATCATTGCCATCCTCGCCGCGCAGATGGCGTTCGGGAAACTCCCGTGGTTGCCACGCCGCGTCCTCGACTGGCAACTACCCGCCGGTTTCTTCACGAAGCTCATCCCCGTCACCGCCCGAATCGTACGTCGTCTGGAACGCCTGCTCCACCCGCGCTGGCCGGCGTGGACCTCCTCCGCGTCCCTCCGCGCCATGCACTTCGGCGCAATCACGATCACGAGCCTGCTGCTGTCCGTGCCGATCTTCGTCCCGCTTACCAACATGATCCCCGGCTGGACGATTCTGCTGCTCGCCGCGGGCTGGCTCGAGCGCGACGGCATTGTCCTCCTGGTTGGCCACGTCGCCTTCCTGGTCACGCTGGCGTTCTTCGCCCTGCTCGGGACCACGTTCACCGAGGCCATCCTGCACGGCTGGCACTGGTTTACGCGGTAGCGCGCTCACGCTCGCGCTCGCGACACGGGATGCCGCGCTCGACCGAACATTGCGGCCGCGGCGCTCAGACCGGCGCCCAGGCGCCGACTCCAACCACTTCCTCGGCCTCGACTTCCTCGTCCGGCAGCTCGTTCAACGGCGCAAAACGCTCCGACGAAAAGCCCAGCTCCTGCTCGCCCTGGTGGAACGGATCCGGGGGGTTCTTCAGCTCCTCCAGGAGCAAACCCACGGTCGCCGAATCCCCGCCTTTCACGATCTTCTCCCGGCCCAGGAAGACCTCGCGCACCGTGTAGATGTTGTCCTTCACCGGCAGCTGCTTGTAGAGCGCGCGAATTGCCGGTGTGAAGGTGTCATTGATGCAGACGACTTTCTGGCCTTTCACCATGGGGAGGCGGAAAATAGACATCCGTCCGGTATCTGCAAAGACAGAAACCGGAATTCATGCCCGTCCCGTGCAATGTCGTGCCAACTCCACGGGATTCCGCGGGATCTGACACGCTGCGCGCGACGCGAGCCGGGCTCCGGTTCGCTACTCGATCCGGCCTTCGTCGAAATCGATCAGGTCGGGCACGCTCTTGATGTCGTCGACGCGGTCCGCGCAGCCCATCGCCGTCAACGCATCGCGCAGGAACTCGCGCCCCGCCGGCGTCATGCCCTTCTGCACCAACTCGCGATTCCAGTGCGCCGCCCTCACGTCCGCTGGAAAGATCTGCGCCAGCCGCCGGTCCCGCTCGGCGTCATCGAGCCCCGCGTCGATGCACTCATGCACGATCCTCTCCACCGCGTTCGGATCGATCCCGAGATGCAGGCATAGAAAGCGGTCGATCCCCCGCTTGTAGTTCTTCGCATAACTCGGCGGCAATTTGCCGTGCTCCTTCACGTACCGGCACTTCGCGAGAAATCGCGGCAGGTACAGCAGTCCCGTCGGCGCGTGCGGCAAATAAGGCGAGGGCAGGCAGGTCAGGACATCACCCGTCGAGCCGGGAATGGGTTTGGAAGGCATCGGAGAAGCGCGAGTACAAGCAGCCGCCCACCCTCACGCAACCCGCCACCTCTTGTTCTCGCCCACGGCGAAAACAAAAGCTCCGGACCCGCCCGCGGCAGTATCTGGACATTATCCTCAAGTATCTGGACATTATCCCGCAAGTCCCTCGTTTACGGACACTAATAATTGCAGCCCTCGTCCCCTCTGCATCGCGTTCTTCGCCCGCCCAAACAAATACCAGCGGCCGCGACGCGCCGGCCGCCGGCTCCAGCATCCGTTTTCGCGCCAGCGAAAACGGCCCACTCTCACCTTCACTTTCGCTCTCACTCGGCCCTTTTCCTCCCTTGCTCCTCCACGCGTTGCGTTCTTCTTGTCGCCACCATGAGCAACTGGCGCGTGATCGGTTTCGATGCGGACGACACCTTGTGGCACAACGAGGTGATCTTCGAGCGGGTCCACGCCCGCTACCGCGAACTCCTCGCCCGCTACCACGACGCCGCCACGGTTGACCGCACGCTCTTCGCCACCGAGATGCGCAACCTCGAGCTCTACGGCTACGGCGTGAAGGGGTTCACGCTCTCCGCGATCGAGACCGCCATCGAACTCACCGGCGGCCAGATCAGCGCCGAGGAGATTCGCACGCTCATCGGACTCGGTCACGAGATGCTCCGCCACCCGGTCGAACTCCTCGATGGTGCCCGCGAGGTGCTGCACGAACTCGCCCCCAATCACGCCCTGATCCTGATCACGAAGGGCGATCTGCGTGACCAGGAGCGCAAACTCGCCAAGTCCGGCCTCGCCCCGCTTTTTGCGGGCGTGGAGATCGTGTCCGAGAAGGACGAGGCCAGCTACGCCCGCGTCCTGCAGCGTCACAACATCCGCCCTGCGGAATTTCTGATGGTGGGCAACTCGCTGAAGTCCGACATCCTCCCCGTGCTCGCCCTCGGCGGCAGCGGCGCCCACGTGCCCTACCCGCTCCTGTGGCAGCACGAGCGCACCGTTGCGTTGCCCCAGGCGCCCGGCCGGTTCTTCGAGCTCTCCCGCCTCCGCGATCTCCTGCCGATCCTCCAGGCTCCGACCGCGGCCGCACCGGCCGCCCCCAGCAACGGCGGCGTGCCAGGCACGTTCTCCCCGTCCCGCTCCTGAACGTCCGCGCCCGCCGAATTTCCCCATGTGCGGCCGCTACGTTCTCAAGCGCGAAGACCTCGAGGCGCTGGTGAAGCAGTTCGGACTGCGGAGCCTCGAGGAGTTCCATAGCCGCTACAACATCGCGCCGACCTCCCTCGTGCCGCTGATCCGGAAGCGCGAGCCCGGCCGCGCCGAACTCGCCGGCGTCCGCTGGGGCCTGATCCCCGCCTGGACCAAGCCCGACGCCCCCGCCAAACCGCTCGTCAACGTGCGCGCCGAGACGCTCCTCACCCGTTTCCGCGGCGCCCTGCGCTCCCGTCGGTGCATCCTGCCGGCGAGTGGCTTCTACGAGTGGCAGGACCTCGGCAGCCACAAGCAGCCGTGGTACTTCGCCCCTGCCGACGGCCAGCCGTTCGGGCTGGCGGGCGTCTGGGACACCTGGCACGGGCCCGCCGGCACCGAGCTCGAGACCTGCGCCGTCCTCACCACCACGCCCAACCAGGTGCTCGCGCGCGTTCACGACCGCATGCCGGTGATGCTCACCCCTGACCAGTGCTCCCGCTGGCTCGAAGACGAACTCGATCCCGCTGCCGCCCAGGAACTGCTCGCCCCCACCGCCGACGCCTGGCTCACCGCGACTCCCGTCGGTCCCGCCGTCAGCAGCGTCCGCAACGATGGCCCGGAGTGCCTCACCCCCGCGCCTCCCCCCGACCAACTCTCCCTCGGCCTCTAGGTTTCTTTCTCTTACTCGTCCTCTTTCTCTTTCTCCCCGTCCACCACCTCAGTCACTTCTTGATCCGTCCGCCCTCCGTCTCCGTCTCACCCCTCCTCCGTTCCACGACGACCCGCCGAAATCGCCCTCGCTTCCCCCTTCCGCCGCGACCCGCTTCCGCGCTTGTGCCGTCCCGAGGCGTCTGCGATGAACTCGCGCCTCGTCTCCCTTGAACCTGCTCGATCGCCACATCTTCAAAAGCGTTCTGTTCACGTGCATCGGAGCGGTGGGGTTGTTCGCTTTCGTCGTCGCGCTGGCCAACTTCGTGCGCGACCTCCTCGGACCGCTGTTGGCCGGCCAGATCAGCGTCGGGATGATGATCCGGCTCATCCTCCTGCTCTTCCCGTTCGCCGTCTCCTACGCCCTGCCGATGGGCATCCTCACCGGCGTGCTCCTCACCCTCGGCCGCCTCTCCGCCGACACCGAGGTCACCGCCATGCGCGCCGCCGGCATCAGCATCGTGCGGATCGCACGACCGGTCTTCATCCTCGCCGCGCTCGGCGGCGTCGCCGCCCTGCACGTCAACTTCGAGTCCATGCCGTGGGCGCGCGTGCAGTATCACCAGGAGTTTGCTGAAGCGCTGCGGAAGAACCCCCGCAATTTCATCGTTCCCAAGACCTTCATTCGCGACTTCAAGGGCGTCGTCGTCTATGTCGGCGACCGGCCCAACAATGGCGACCTGCTGCGCGACATCTGGATCTGGGAACTCGATGCCCAGGGCCGCGCCTTCCGCATCGTTCGGGCGGAATCCGGCCGGCTCGATTACGATGCCGCCACCAACAGCATCATCCCGACGCTGTATCGCGCCAAGGTCGAGGAGCGGGACGAAAAGAACCCCGAGGACTTCAGCAAGTCACCCAAGGCGCCCTCGATCGAGAAGGCCGAGGAAATCCGGCTCTCACTCGGCGGGTACATCGGTGACGGCGTTTTCCATGTGAAACCCGAGTGGCTGCGCTACCAAGCACTGCAGGAGAAGCGGGCCGCGGTGGACGCCACCAAGCCGGAGCCGGGACACGAGAAGGAGCACGCCCGCCTGAGCATGGAGCTGGCCATGATCGTCAGCGAAAAGGCCAACCTCTCGCTTGCCGTGTTCGCTTTCGCCTTCGTGGCAGTCCCGCTCGGGATCAAAGTCTCCCGCCGCGAGACCTCCGCCAATCTCGGCGTCGCCGTCCTCCTCGTCCTTGGCTTCTACATCCTGATCACGATGGTGAAGTGGCTCGACCGGCACCCCGAATACCGGCCCGACCTCCTGATGTGGGTGCCGAACCTGATCTTCCTCGGCTTCGGCTTCTGGCTCCTGCGCCGGGTCGAGCGCTGACGGTTCAGTTGACCTGCACCGCCACCGTCCCGGAGCGCCCGTCGATCTCCGCCATGCGCTGGTCGCACACCGGGATCGCCGCGCGGTGCTCCAGCAACTCCCGCGCAAAGGCATCGAGCCGGACAAACTGCACCTTCCGTTCGCGGCACGCACTCAGCAGCTGCTGGAAAAGCGCGCGGTGTCCCATGCCTTCGATCTCCGCGTGCACCGTGATCACGTTCAG
The Opitutus sp. ER46 genome window above contains:
- a CDS encoding SOS response-associated peptidase is translated as MCGRYVLKREDLEALVKQFGLRSLEEFHSRYNIAPTSLVPLIRKREPGRAELAGVRWGLIPAWTKPDAPAKPLVNVRAETLLTRFRGALRSRRCILPASGFYEWQDLGSHKQPWYFAPADGQPFGLAGVWDTWHGPAGTELETCAVLTTTPNQVLARVHDRMPVMLTPDQCSRWLEDELDPAAAQELLAPTADAWLTATPVGPAVSSVRNDGPECLTPAPPPDQLSLGL
- a CDS encoding LptF/LptG family permease; the encoded protein is MNLLDRHIFKSVLFTCIGAVGLFAFVVALANFVRDLLGPLLAGQISVGMMIRLILLLFPFAVSYALPMGILTGVLLTLGRLSADTEVTAMRAAGISIVRIARPVFILAALGGVAALHVNFESMPWARVQYHQEFAEALRKNPRNFIVPKTFIRDFKGVVVYVGDRPNNGDLLRDIWIWELDAQGRAFRIVRAESGRLDYDAATNSIIPTLYRAKVEERDEKNPEDFSKSPKAPSIEKAEEIRLSLGGYIGDGVFHVKPEWLRYQALQEKRAAVDATKPEPGHEKEHARLSMELAMIVSEKANLSLAVFAFAFVAVPLGIKVSRRETSANLGVAVLLVLGFYILITMVKWLDRHPEYRPDLLMWVPNLIFLGFGFWLLRRVER